One Candidatus Wallbacteria bacterium DNA segment encodes these proteins:
- the dcd gene encoding dCTP deaminase: MIVKAYKIAHSLNNPEHLNADDADRVDPLIITPFLTLEELKKSGAASIDIRLGCWFLMCKRSKIGTLNVYNHQDDAPCEESLTKMYYVPFGKDFILHPKSFVLGVTLEWIRLPNNLAAYVVGRSSWGRQGLIIATATGVHPGFTGCLTLELTNVGEVPIVMKPGTTICQLFFHQVDTDSTSKVDISPFIGKRKPVLGTIKLDDVARKLCLPKSY, translated from the coding sequence ATGATAGTAAAAGCATATAAAATTGCCCATTCTCTTAATAACCCTGAGCATTTAAATGCTGATGATGCAGATCGTGTTGATCCTTTGATTATCACACCATTTTTAACTCTTGAAGAACTTAAAAAATCAGGTGCTGCTTCTATTGATATTCGATTAGGCTGTTGGTTTTTAATGTGTAAACGCAGTAAGATTGGGACGCTCAATGTTTACAATCACCAGGACGATGCTCCATGTGAAGAGTCTTTAACAAAAATGTATTATGTTCCGTTTGGGAAGGATTTTATTCTTCATCCAAAATCATTTGTTCTTGGTGTTACTTTAGAATGGATAAGGCTACCCAACAATTTAGCTGCATACGTTGTTGGCCGTTCTTCTTGGGGGAGGCAGGGATTAATTATTGCCACAGCCACTGGTGTGCACCCTGGATTCACTGGTTGTCTGACATTAGAATTAACAAATGTTGGAGAAGTACCAATTGTAATGAAGCCAGGTACGACTATTTGCCAGTTGTTTTTCCACCAAGTTGATACTGATTCAACCTCAAAGGTAGATATCAGTCCTTTTATTGGAAAAAGGAAACCTGTTCTAGGCACTATCAAACTTGATGATGTTGCCCGCAAATTGTGTCTGCCAAAATCTTACTAG
- a CDS encoding restriction endonuclease subunit S yields MIDKIGKGQYMEEELSNDSSFYNSDTDPAVKKMDKEKRKSAFPTSTLGELCKIEKGETGIASATPGKYPLVNTSADRKSCSSYQFNTAAVCIPLVSSTGHGKKTLNYVHYQEGKFALGTILAAVIPRNPKVLSAAYLHRYLQFFKDKKIVPLMKGAANVSLAIKDIAGIKITVPPMREQISFVELFNKINISCRDLQDEFSNQSSYISSLRQAILQEAIEGKLTEKWRKQNPDLISGENHASKWLEKIRSKKEQMIKENKIKKEKPQPPISENEIPFNLPKGWVWCRVGGISLHSLGKMLDRSKNKGTHQKYLRNLNVRWFDFDLSDLLEMRFQTNEYEKCTARKGDLLICEGGYPGRAAIWNSDYAIYYQKAIHRVRFLEEEINKFFLYFLYLSKMTGYLDKYLTGSGIKHFTGQELHRFVLPLPSLLELRIIIKKIDSFLAAVNQLEKQTTEMKECSQLFMRSVMREAFER; encoded by the coding sequence GTGATTGATAAAATCGGAAAAGGTCAATACATGGAGGAAGAATTATCCAATGACTCTTCATTTTATAACTCAGATACTGATCCAGCAGTGAAGAAAATGGACAAAGAGAAAAGAAAGAGTGCTTTTCCAACTTCTACCTTGGGCGAACTTTGTAAAATTGAAAAGGGTGAAACTGGAATTGCCAGTGCCACACCTGGTAAATATCCATTAGTTAATACTAGTGCTGATAGAAAATCCTGTAGTTCATACCAATTTAACACTGCAGCTGTTTGTATACCGCTTGTGTCGTCAACAGGGCATGGAAAAAAAACACTGAATTATGTTCATTACCAAGAAGGTAAATTTGCACTTGGTACAATTTTAGCAGCTGTGATACCGAGGAACCCTAAAGTACTGTCAGCAGCATATCTGCATCGATATCTTCAGTTTTTTAAAGATAAGAAAATTGTACCATTGATGAAAGGTGCAGCAAATGTGTCTTTGGCAATCAAGGACATTGCAGGAATTAAAATCACGGTTCCACCTATGAGAGAACAGATCTCGTTTGTCGAGTTGTTCAATAAAATCAATATTTCTTGTAGAGATTTACAAGATGAATTTTCAAACCAATCGTCATACATATCATCTCTCAGGCAAGCAATTCTGCAGGAAGCAATTGAAGGCAAACTTACAGAAAAATGGCGGAAGCAGAACCCTGATTTGATCAGTGGCGAAAATCATGCTTCGAAATGGCTTGAGAAAATCAGATCTAAAAAAGAGCAGATGATTAAAGAAAATAAAATTAAGAAAGAAAAACCGCAGCCACCAATTTCAGAAAATGAAATACCATTCAATTTACCTAAAGGCTGGGTGTGGTGCAGGGTTGGGGGAATATCATTACACTCACTCGGAAAAATGTTGGACAGGTCAAAAAACAAAGGCACTCATCAAAAATATTTGAGAAACCTTAATGTTCGGTGGTTTGATTTCGACTTGTCGGATTTACTCGAAATGCGATTTCAAACGAATGAATACGAAAAATGTACTGCGAGAAAAGGGGACCTACTGATTTGTGAAGGAGGTTATCCTGGTAGAGCTGCAATATGGAATAGCGATTATGCGATTTACTACCAAAAAGCGATACATAGAGTTCGTTTTTTAGAGGAAGAAATTAATAAGTTTTTTTTATATTTTTTGTATTTATCTAAGATGACAGGATACTTAGATAAATATCTTACCGGTTCTGGTATTAAACATTTTACTGGTCAAGAGTTACATCGATTTGTTCTACCATTACCTAGTCTTTTAGAGCTGCGGATTATTATTAAGAAAATTGATAGCTTTTTGGCTGCAGTAAACCAATTGGAAAAACAAACAACGGAGATGAAAGAATGTTCACAATTGTTTATGCGATCAGTGATGAGAGAGGCGTTTGAAAGATGA
- a CDS encoding HEAT repeat domain-containing protein encodes MAIEQKENDIFHKLEHDELYLEDFDAYLNDPGKHQDFFRILPGKNEMIKLLVLDYLLRSPKPGLEKFLVEWLNQEKNDKVIARLLIVIGELRHEEFLEQLLPFLKSSDRRVRANAVEGIGKIESEKIKEHLLPLLEDGDNRVRANAAMALWAYPKMREQVRGIFMSMLSNKDKWMQASALYAFGELGINDFLDYLFNYLMNEDEDICRNALIALLGFAEKALSGRE; translated from the coding sequence ATGGCGATCGAACAGAAGGAAAATGATATCTTTCACAAGCTCGAACACGATGAGCTTTATCTGGAAGATTTCGACGCTTACCTGAACGATCCCGGGAAGCACCAGGATTTTTTCCGGATTTTACCCGGCAAAAATGAGATGATCAAACTGCTGGTGCTTGACTATCTCCTCAGATCTCCAAAGCCTGGACTGGAAAAGTTCCTTGTCGAATGGCTCAATCAAGAAAAAAACGATAAGGTGATCGCCAGACTGCTGATTGTAATCGGGGAACTCAGGCATGAAGAATTTCTGGAACAGCTGCTGCCATTTTTGAAGAGCAGTGACCGGAGAGTAAGGGCCAACGCTGTGGAAGGCATCGGGAAAATCGAGAGCGAGAAGATCAAAGAGCATTTGCTGCCGCTCCTGGAAGACGGCGACAACAGGGTGCGAGCCAACGCCGCGATGGCGCTCTGGGCTTATCCGAAAATGAGGGAGCAGGTCCGGGGGATCTTCATGAGCATGTTGTCCAATAAGGACAAGTGGATGCAGGCTTCCGCCCTATATGCATTTGGAGAGCTAGGCATCAATGATTTTCTGGATTATCTCTTCAACTATCTTATGAATGAGGATGAGGACATATGTCGCAACGCATTGATAGCTTTATTGGGGTTTGCAGAGAAAGCTTTGTCGGGAAGGGAGTGA
- the rhuM gene encoding RhuM family protein yields MKSRYESQILLYQTEDGKIRLEVQLENETVWLTQNQMAELFQTSKQNVSLHIQNFFTEGGLQAEATVKESLTVRKEGNRKVSRAVEFYNLDGIISVGYQVKSHRGTDLFMHAVSSSRGSYFEKEFREFGELDLDYCEAG; encoded by the coding sequence ATGAAATCCAGATATGAATCGCAGATACTTCTTTATCAGACTGAAGACGGGAAGATCAGGCTTGAAGTCCAGCTTGAGAATGAAACTGTCTGGTTAACGCAGAACCAGATGGCTGAATTGTTCCAAACTTCTAAACAGAATGTGAGCTTGCATATCCAGAATTTCTTTACAGAAGGAGGATTGCAGGCAGAGGCAACTGTCAAGGAATCCTTGACAGTTCGAAAAGAGGGAAACCGTAAGGTTTCCCGCGCTGTGGAATTCTACAACCTGGATGGCATAATATCTGTCGGGTATCAGGTAAAATCGCACCGCGGTACAGACTTGTTTATGCATGCCGTTTCCAGCTCGCGGGGCAGTTATTTTGAAAAAGAGTTTAGAGAGTTTGGGGAACTTGATCTTGATTATTGCGAGGCGGGATGA
- a CDS encoding DUF3644 domain-containing protein: MKGHRGNPGLKGRLLDKSIDAYILSLETINRLSIRYRIEAFCYLICNAWELLLKAKILEDTQNNHNEIYRGKKIRGERRDSKSLRECLERVFPIQNNPERRNIERIVELRDEAVHLVFTEIPRDVLCLFQACVINYHKRLNNWFMVSLSERVHVGMMSIVYDIQPQYGDLADKRLRRELGLDAAKFLSKYCADIRREFDQFQRAAEFSIGIEYRLVLSKNDDDADIKLSTGPNGRVNTQVIEVPKDPSKTHHFRQIDIKNELNSKISSSKISQFDIQCIEKAYEIRKRLDFFYIGTIKGAFPQYSQVFIDWLLKQYQNDSMFFLKAREKAKKIRSAGKLDIW; encoded by the coding sequence GTGAAAGGCCACAGGGGCAATCCAGGGCTGAAAGGTCGTTTGCTGGATAAAAGTATAGACGCTTACATTCTCTCTCTGGAAACCATCAATCGACTATCCATTCGTTATCGAATTGAGGCTTTCTGTTATCTAATCTGTAATGCTTGGGAGTTATTACTCAAGGCAAAGATACTTGAAGATACACAAAACAATCATAACGAAATTTACAGGGGAAAAAAAATTCGCGGCGAAAGGCGTGACTCAAAATCATTGCGCGAATGCCTGGAGCGAGTATTTCCAATCCAAAACAATCCGGAACGTCGAAATATCGAAAGAATTGTGGAATTGCGTGACGAAGCAGTACACTTAGTCTTTACTGAAATTCCCAGAGATGTATTGTGTTTGTTTCAAGCTTGTGTAATAAATTACCACAAAAGACTAAATAATTGGTTTATGGTGTCACTCTCCGAGCGCGTCCATGTTGGGATGATGAGCATAGTATACGATATTCAGCCACAGTATGGCGATCTAGCTGATAAACGATTACGACGTGAATTAGGTTTGGATGCAGCTAAATTTCTTTCTAAGTATTGCGCTGATATCAGACGCGAATTCGACCAATTCCAACGGGCTGCTGAATTTTCCATAGGTATCGAATACCGCCTGGTTCTATCAAAAAACGATGACGATGCGGACATTAAACTGTCTACTGGTCCTAACGGTAGAGTAAATACTCAAGTAATAGAAGTTCCCAAAGACCCAAGCAAAACCCACCATTTCCGCCAAATAGATATAAAAAATGAATTGAATTCAAAAATATCCTCTTCTAAAATAAGCCAATTTGATATTCAATGCATTGAAAAAGCTTATGAAATACGAAAACGACTTGATTTTTTTTATATTGGAACAATCAAAGGAGCCTTTCCCCAATACAGTCAGGTGTTTATCGACTGGCTGCTTAAGCAATATCAGAATGATTCGATGTTTTTTCTAAAGGCTAGAGAAAAGGCGAAAAAAATCAGATCAGCTGGAAAGTTAGATATTTGGTAG
- a CDS encoding ATP-binding protein, which produces MNKNPAEFHDFFLKFLEFSTFTEFLDYFFVILENFGIERKIIFLRKGEQFHEFSISKNLYPEKRERKLSFSRKRAGKYLNFLLDGKIHLIGSEKISRLIKAFPILSDFRMQSFYLAGFKFNNELESIVAFDRYCSRKKFSVPQLLKLQTFFDVFRLAFEKNMMIEILNERKHQSSIELSTVLDGIAEGIIITDFDNRILHINEQAVRLFDPSKSPLSFQGKPFNEIVGIEELEGLIFHTFNNPEKVLEKEIILNLPNRGRIFLLSKTRIMEDSLGDPIGVVTVLRDTTMEKELEEEKNFFISCISHELRTPLTSIKGYISLILMERFGKLPEEYRNFSGVILRQCNNLIRLINNILDASRLQSNDLRLEYELINFPEFLRQLSENFKSLALEKKISVSEEFSTPLTEFVCDREKLESIFVNLVGNAIKFSPEGSKVVIKVLRRDEGKLFFSVRDFGCGIPDKYREKIFRKFYQIETGLNKSAKGTGLGLYIVHDIITKMGGQIWLESRVGVGSEFFFTLRDIKIEDIPKEGD; this is translated from the coding sequence TTGAATAAAAATCCGGCCGAATTTCATGATTTTTTTCTGAAATTTCTTGAATTCAGCACTTTTACCGAATTCCTAGACTATTTTTTTGTGATTCTGGAAAACTTCGGGATTGAGCGCAAGATCATCTTTCTCCGCAAGGGAGAACAATTCCACGAATTCTCGATCAGCAAAAACCTGTATCCCGAAAAGAGAGAGCGCAAGCTCTCCTTTTCCAGGAAGCGAGCTGGAAAATACCTGAATTTTCTGCTGGATGGAAAAATCCATCTGATCGGCTCGGAAAAAATTTCCAGGCTGATCAAGGCATTTCCCATTCTTTCGGATTTCAGGATGCAAAGCTTTTATCTGGCTGGATTCAAATTCAACAATGAACTGGAATCTATCGTAGCTTTCGACAGATACTGCAGCCGGAAAAAATTCTCAGTTCCGCAGCTTTTGAAGCTCCAGACTTTTTTCGATGTGTTCCGCCTGGCCTTTGAAAAGAACATGATGATCGAAATACTGAACGAGAGAAAGCATCAGTCATCGATTGAACTTTCGACTGTTCTGGACGGAATCGCTGAAGGCATCATCATCACAGATTTCGACAATCGCATTCTGCATATTAACGAGCAGGCAGTCCGGCTTTTTGACCCCTCCAAATCGCCCCTGTCTTTCCAGGGTAAGCCGTTCAATGAAATAGTGGGCATCGAGGAACTGGAAGGTTTGATTTTCCATACTTTCAACAATCCCGAAAAAGTCCTGGAAAAAGAAATCATTTTGAATCTTCCTAACCGTGGCAGAATTTTTCTCCTCTCCAAGACCAGAATCATGGAAGATTCCCTGGGGGACCCGATCGGCGTAGTCACAGTTCTCAGGGACACCACTATGGAAAAAGAGCTCGAAGAGGAAAAGAATTTTTTCATTTCCTGCATCTCACATGAACTGCGTACACCCCTCACTTCCATCAAGGGTTACATTTCCCTGATCCTGATGGAACGATTTGGCAAGCTTCCGGAAGAGTACAGGAATTTCTCGGGTGTGATACTGCGCCAGTGCAACAATCTGATCAGGCTGATCAACAACATCCTGGACGCTTCCAGGCTCCAGAGCAATGACCTTCGACTGGAGTATGAACTGATCAATTTCCCGGAATTTCTGAGGCAGCTGTCGGAAAATTTTAAAAGCCTTGCTCTGGAAAAGAAAATTTCTGTATCCGAGGAGTTTTCGACTCCTCTGACCGAATTTGTCTGCGACAGGGAGAAGCTTGAGAGCATTTTCGTAAATCTGGTCGGAAATGCGATTAAATTTTCTCCTGAAGGAAGCAAGGTCGTGATCAAAGTATTGCGCAGGGATGAAGGCAAACTGTTTTTCTCGGTCCGCGATTTCGGCTGCGGCATTCCGGACAAGTATCGGGAAAAGATTTTTCGCAAGTTTTACCAGATCGAGACCGGACTCAATAAAAGCGCCAAAGGCACCGGACTCGGGCTTTATATCGTGCACGACATCATCACGAAAATGGGGGGGCAGATCTGGCTGGAATCCAGAGTAGGTGTAGGCAGCGAATTTTTTTTCACGCTCAGGGACATTAAAATTGAAGACATTCCAAAAGAAGGTGACTGA
- a CDS encoding HD domain-containing protein, protein MAKIYIADLKKNRGEELNTLLAVKQINEASGRTGKKYLKLTVFDKSGEIDARAFESYESWLNFLEIGGIYSFLVRAESYNNQEYLKVSRISPVKDFEIEDFLPVSSHDYITVLAEVKELLGLIRNPHLRRLIDLVLSDTDLISKFERWPAAKEWHHAYLHGLLVHTASVMRHSRRIAEDYGLDSDLLLTGSFLHDIGKIEEYEFRGALIDFSTRGRLLGHIVIGSMMLEQMIAKIPDFPKELANALTHLIVSHHGNHEWGSPKLPKFKEAMVLFLSDYLDSQLAGIDKLYQQNQGRDWTDFNKFLERYIYIYKENREGN, encoded by the coding sequence ATGGCTAAAATCTACATTGCTGATTTGAAGAAGAACAGGGGAGAGGAACTGAACACGCTCCTGGCTGTGAAGCAGATCAACGAAGCTTCGGGAAGGACCGGCAAGAAATATCTGAAACTGACAGTTTTTGATAAAAGCGGGGAAATCGATGCCAGGGCTTTCGAGAGTTACGAATCATGGCTGAATTTTCTGGAGATCGGAGGAATATACTCGTTCCTGGTGAGAGCTGAATCATACAACAACCAGGAATATCTGAAAGTATCAAGAATTTCGCCGGTTAAAGACTTCGAAATTGAAGACTTTCTGCCGGTTTCCAGTCATGATTATATTACTGTGCTGGCTGAGGTGAAGGAACTTTTAGGCCTGATCAGGAACCCGCACCTGCGCCGTCTGATAGACCTTGTCTTATCAGACACGGATCTGATTTCAAAATTCGAGCGCTGGCCTGCAGCCAAGGAATGGCATCACGCCTATCTCCACGGGCTTCTGGTGCACACTGCTTCTGTGATGCGTCATTCCAGACGAATCGCCGAAGACTACGGACTTGACAGTGATCTGCTGCTCACTGGATCCTTCCTGCACGATATAGGCAAGATCGAGGAATACGAATTCAGAGGGGCGCTGATCGATTTTTCCACCAGGGGAAGGCTGCTCGGGCACATAGTGATCGGCAGCATGATGCTGGAGCAGATGATTGCGAAGATTCCTGATTTTCCCAAGGAACTGGCAAACGCCCTCACTCATCTGATCGTATCTCACCACGGGAATCATGAATGGGGTTCTCCGAAGCTTCCAAAGTTCAAGGAAGCAATGGTCCTTTTTCTTTCCGACTATCTTGACAGCCAACTGGCAGGTATTGATAAACTCTATCAGCAGAATCAGGGTCGGGATTGGACGGATTTCAATAAATTTCTGGAGCGATACATATACATCTACAAGGAAAACAGGGAAGGCAATTGA
- a CDS encoding tetratricopeptide repeat protein, with protein sequence MSTELLFEAGLKHQKKGSFKDAKDSYQKVLQQDPGNFAALNNLGVVDLALGDLEGSLACFEKVVIHDRHDSDAFFNMGVVLFQLKRLVQALKAFKMAEKYRQGDYLITKNLGLTHLELNQIPEAILNFKHLLKIREDDWEANYQLAKCSFLQKDFEAALKSAEQARELNKTGKPVLLLLADILEQLHKIGEVEQVLSVLYDIYPNDQEIFARLVNFHLSNGLVDRARRVTEGFLITNPYSFVGNRLLREINHKTEKTVSEKKEDEKPTQGNGELKFNLNQLEQEYRDFVSRKDFENGIARFKQYVSSFGSHPEVIERLAQLLQSADRLEEALEAYDSISQQVDRVQIERGRLLFELKKYSQARAVFTEIADVDSKSGLAYMYLGMIALEEGKDEDAASFLERAVNCGTDFQEPALLLGQIYYKHGDSSRAREMFSRVIRFYPDERKALYHLGLINYQENILEKSVKYFRRYLELVPDDYQVLDLMGKIYLKQKKIRNARGVWQKLAEISPRNVEEILLKSRAYLFLEEQESAQRELRIAERVDNYHWGVHYYLGLYFLIVNDLTESLKSFFRSWQLNQLEFTRESNFISQYFNREKLEILVSAFEDDNSDISRDIAAFFRTLFTRH encoded by the coding sequence ATGAGCACTGAACTGCTTTTCGAAGCGGGTCTTAAGCACCAGAAAAAGGGCAGTTTCAAGGATGCCAAGGACAGCTATCAGAAAGTCCTGCAGCAGGATCCAGGTAATTTTGCCGCATTGAACAACCTGGGTGTAGTGGATCTGGCTCTGGGTGATCTGGAAGGCAGCCTGGCCTGTTTTGAGAAGGTAGTGATCCATGACCGCCACGACAGCGACGCTTTTTTCAACATGGGAGTGGTGCTTTTCCAGCTCAAACGCCTTGTTCAGGCTCTGAAAGCCTTTAAGATGGCGGAAAAATACCGGCAGGGCGATTATCTGATCACCAAAAATCTCGGTCTCACTCACCTGGAACTCAACCAGATACCGGAAGCGATACTGAATTTCAAGCATCTTCTCAAAATCCGCGAAGATGACTGGGAAGCAAATTATCAGCTGGCCAAATGCAGTTTTCTGCAGAAAGATTTCGAAGCAGCTCTCAAATCGGCAGAACAAGCCCGGGAACTTAATAAAACCGGTAAACCTGTGCTCCTGCTGCTTGCCGACATCCTGGAACAACTGCATAAAATCGGAGAAGTCGAGCAGGTTCTGAGCGTACTCTATGATATTTATCCCAACGACCAGGAGATATTCGCCCGTCTGGTGAACTTTCACTTATCCAATGGGCTCGTGGACAGGGCACGGCGGGTTACCGAAGGTTTTCTGATCACTAATCCATACAGTTTCGTTGGAAACCGGCTGCTCCGGGAAATCAATCATAAAACCGAAAAAACTGTTTCGGAAAAAAAAGAGGATGAAAAGCCCACCCAGGGAAACGGAGAATTGAAATTCAATCTGAATCAGCTTGAACAGGAATATCGTGATTTTGTTTCCAGGAAAGACTTTGAGAACGGGATTGCCAGATTCAAACAGTACGTATCTTCCTTTGGCAGTCATCCGGAAGTGATCGAGAGGCTGGCCCAGCTTCTCCAATCAGCAGACAGGCTGGAGGAAGCCCTGGAAGCGTACGATTCAATTTCTCAGCAGGTCGACCGGGTACAGATCGAGAGAGGGAGACTGCTGTTTGAGCTGAAAAAATACTCACAGGCGAGGGCTGTTTTTACCGAGATCGCTGACGTTGACTCTAAATCCGGCCTTGCATATATGTATCTAGGCATGATCGCCCTGGAGGAAGGAAAAGACGAGGATGCCGCTTCTTTCCTCGAACGAGCGGTGAATTGCGGTACCGACTTCCAGGAACCGGCCCTGCTGCTTGGACAGATTTACTATAAACACGGCGATTCAAGTCGGGCCAGGGAGATGTTTTCCAGGGTGATCCGATTCTATCCAGATGAGCGGAAAGCGCTCTATCACCTGGGATTGATAAATTACCAGGAAAACATCCTCGAGAAATCAGTTAAGTATTTCCGGCGCTATCTGGAGCTGGTCCCCGACGATTACCAGGTTCTCGACCTGATGGGGAAAATCTACCTCAAGCAGAAAAAAATCAGAAATGCCCGCGGAGTGTGGCAGAAGCTGGCTGAAATTTCACCGAGGAATGTGGAGGAGATTCTTTTGAAATCACGGGCGTATCTGTTTCTGGAAGAGCAGGAATCCGCACAAAGGGAACTGAGAATCGCGGAACGAGTCGACAACTATCACTGGGGAGTTCATTACTATCTTGGCCTGTATTTTCTGATTGTGAATGATCTCACTGAATCATTGAAGAGTTTTTTTCGGAGCTGGCAGCTGAACCAGCTCGAATTCACCAGGGAATCCAATTTCATCAGCCAGTATTTCAACAGGGAAAAACTGGAAATCCTGGTTTCTGCATTTGAAGACGATAATTCAGACATTTCACGGGACATTGCAGCTTTTTTCAGGACACTCTTCACCAGACACTGA
- a CDS encoding PDDEXK nuclease domain-containing protein gives MQTPEYESLLCKISDTYARGQFLAHQAVSSYLLETYWKIGQFVVEFEQGGNFKAEYGKALLKKLAADLSLRHGRGFSLSNIYLMRQFFILFPKFQTSGISDSLTWSHYCELLNISDDMERQFYEAQCQKEKWSVRELKRQKQSSLFLRLAQSKNKKAILKLAADGQAQENPQDILRDPYVFEFLKIPENSRLNEGLLEQKLMDNLQSFLLELGKGFAFVGRQYRITLNNEHFYVDLVFYHRYLKCYVLIDLKVEKIRHHDIGQMNMYLGYFANEENVEGDNPPIGIILTREKDELLVEYSMYGMESQLFVSKYQLFLPDREELRRALEFALK, from the coding sequence ATGCAGACTCCGGAATACGAGAGCCTGCTTTGTAAAATTTCAGACACCTATGCCAGGGGGCAATTTCTTGCCCATCAGGCAGTCAGCTCATATCTGCTGGAAACCTACTGGAAAATAGGGCAATTTGTCGTTGAGTTCGAACAGGGTGGGAACTTCAAAGCCGAATATGGCAAGGCATTGTTGAAAAAACTTGCTGCAGATCTTTCACTTCGGCACGGCAGAGGATTCAGCCTCAGCAACATCTACCTGATGCGACAGTTTTTCATCCTGTTCCCAAAATTCCAGACGTCTGGAATTTCCGATTCCCTGACTTGGTCGCATTATTGTGAATTGTTGAATATCTCCGACGACATGGAGAGGCAGTTTTACGAAGCTCAGTGCCAAAAGGAAAAATGGTCGGTCAGGGAACTCAAGCGGCAGAAGCAATCCTCTCTCTTTTTACGCCTTGCCCAAAGCAAAAACAAAAAAGCTATATTGAAACTGGCAGCTGATGGTCAAGCTCAGGAAAATCCCCAGGACATTTTACGCGATCCATATGTATTTGAGTTCCTCAAAATACCCGAGAACTCCCGCTTGAATGAAGGTCTTCTTGAACAGAAACTGATGGATAATCTGCAGTCGTTTTTACTTGAATTGGGCAAGGGCTTTGCCTTTGTCGGCAGGCAGTACAGGATAACTCTTAACAATGAACATTTTTATGTGGATCTGGTTTTTTATCACCGTTACCTCAAATGCTATGTGCTGATAGACTTGAAGGTGGAGAAAATCAGGCATCACGACATAGGTCAGATGAACATGTATCTGGGCTACTTTGCCAATGAGGAAAATGTTGAGGGAGACAATCCGCCTATTGGCATCATTTTGACAAGGGAAAAAGACGAACTCCTGGTGGAATACTCGATGTATGGCATGGAAAGTCAGCTGTTTGTTTCAAAGTATCAGCTGTTTCTACCTGATCGAGAGGAACTGAGAAGAGCTCTTGAATTTGCGCTGAAGTAA
- a CDS encoding STAS domain-containing protein, with product MKLSSEIKDGYAIVSIFEDIDFYNSEELEEELKKLLGKHNGLVISLKNVRYIDSSGLGILTGILRAAKEAGKKLILSELSHDVKNVFELTRLIDFFKIFEDTQEAIAALTGN from the coding sequence GTGAAGCTGAGCAGTGAAATCAAGGACGGATACGCCATAGTATCGATATTTGAGGATATCGATTTTTATAATTCAGAAGAACTAGAAGAAGAACTGAAAAAACTTCTCGGAAAGCACAACGGCCTGGTCATTTCCTTGAAAAATGTACGCTACATCGACAGCTCTGGTCTCGGGATTCTTACCGGGATTTTACGCGCCGCCAAAGAAGCCGGGAAAAAGCTGATTTTATCCGAACTTTCCCATGATGTGAAAAACGTCTTTGAACTGACCAGACTGATCGATTTTTTCAAGATTTTCGAGGATACGCAGGAAGCGATTGCAGCCCTGACAGGAAATTAA